One Thioclava electrotropha DNA segment encodes these proteins:
- a CDS encoding FdhF/YdeP family oxidoreductase, whose protein sequence is MSDKLDKLPEESGPSGGWGSMRGIARVFGDSWPSPDVLRELERQNKPGGLMCSSCAFPKPANYHPFEFCENGAKATLWEMTKSRHTPEFWDDHTVSDLMDWSDHELEKTGRLTAPMRYDRASDRYVEVSWDEAFSEIGSILKDLPKQEVVFYSSGHAGLEASYLWALMARAYGNNNLPQSSNMCHETTSVGLKKVIGSSVGTVLWEDLEETDCYFFFGQNPGTNSPRFLHPLKAAKDRGAKIVTFNPVKEQGLVSFVDPQNIRDMATGRETIISDQYHQLKAGSDIAALTGLCKAVIEEDEKAQAQGRSAIIDWDFLKEHAVNYDGFLTFCRTTPWEKITEECGLSEAELRQAADIYIHAEKVIGVYGMGLTQHAHGATNIGMLVNFLALRGNIGRKGAGCCPVRGHSNVQGQRTVGIAEKAKLIPMDKLRELYGFEPPQEDGYHIVDAAQAMMEGKVSAMFSLGGNLVRALPDSERIEEAWPKQKLTVMISTKLNRSHLYPGEVAYILPCLSRSEKDEQESGNQYVSVEDSFSKIHGSLGKSAPASDKLKSELAITCGIAKAACDPNPKLQWDEWVKDYSVVRDLIEATYPDDFRGFNARMNEPGGFWRGNPAHDRIWKTESGKLEFTTPSKLNALGFDDKPGRFRMITMRSNDQFNTTIYGYSDRFRGIEGTRDVLLMNKIDMADLGLEHGDPVVVHGDMDDGVARRKTGLKVITFELPRGTVGGYYPECNVLVPVGLNDELSKTPGSKGVPVRIEKA, encoded by the coding sequence ATGTCTGACAAGCTTGATAAACTACCCGAAGAGAGCGGCCCCTCCGGTGGTTGGGGCTCGATGCGGGGCATCGCCCGGGTCTTTGGCGACTCGTGGCCCTCGCCGGATGTGCTGCGCGAGCTGGAGCGTCAGAACAAACCGGGCGGTCTCATGTGCTCGTCCTGCGCCTTCCCGAAACCCGCCAATTACCACCCGTTCGAATTTTGCGAAAATGGGGCGAAGGCGACGCTGTGGGAGATGACCAAGTCGCGCCACACGCCCGAGTTCTGGGACGACCACACGGTCTCGGACCTGATGGACTGGTCCGACCACGAGCTGGAAAAGACCGGCCGCCTGACTGCGCCGATGCGCTACGACCGCGCCTCCGATCGCTATGTCGAGGTGAGCTGGGACGAGGCCTTCTCCGAGATCGGGTCGATCCTCAAGGACCTGCCGAAGCAAGAGGTCGTGTTCTACTCCTCGGGCCATGCCGGGCTGGAGGCCAGCTACCTCTGGGCGCTGATGGCGCGCGCCTATGGCAACAACAACCTGCCGCAAAGCTCGAACATGTGCCACGAGACGACGTCGGTCGGCCTGAAGAAGGTGATCGGGTCGTCGGTGGGCACGGTGCTTTGGGAAGACCTGGAGGAGACCGATTGTTACTTCTTCTTCGGCCAGAACCCCGGCACCAACTCGCCACGCTTCCTGCATCCGCTCAAGGCGGCGAAGGATCGCGGCGCGAAGATCGTCACCTTCAACCCGGTGAAAGAGCAGGGGCTCGTCAGCTTCGTCGATCCGCAGAACATCCGTGACATGGCGACGGGGCGTGAGACGATCATCTCCGATCAATATCACCAGCTCAAAGCGGGCTCGGATATCGCGGCGCTAACCGGCCTGTGCAAAGCGGTGATCGAAGAGGACGAAAAAGCGCAGGCACAGGGCCGCTCGGCGATCATCGACTGGGACTTCCTGAAGGAACACGCGGTCAATTATGACGGGTTCCTGACCTTCTGCCGGACGACGCCATGGGAAAAGATCACAGAAGAATGCGGGCTGTCCGAGGCCGAACTGCGTCAGGCGGCCGACATCTATATCCACGCCGAGAAGGTCATCGGCGTCTATGGCATGGGGCTGACCCAGCATGCCCATGGCGCGACCAATATCGGCATGCTGGTGAACTTTCTCGCGCTACGCGGCAATATCGGCCGCAAGGGCGCGGGCTGCTGTCCGGTGCGCGGGCATTCGAACGTGCAGGGCCAGCGTACGGTGGGCATTGCCGAGAAGGCCAAGCTGATCCCGATGGACAAGCTCCGCGAGCTTTACGGCTTCGAGCCGCCGCAGGAAGACGGCTATCACATCGTCGATGCGGCGCAGGCGATGATGGAAGGCAAGGTTTCGGCCATGTTCTCGCTTGGCGGCAACCTCGTGCGCGCGCTGCCTGACAGCGAGCGGATCGAAGAGGCCTGGCCGAAGCAGAAGCTGACGGTGATGATCTCGACCAAGCTCAACCGCTCGCATCTCTATCCGGGCGAGGTGGCCTATATCCTGCCATGTCTCAGCCGGTCCGAGAAGGACGAGCAGGAGAGCGGCAATCAATATGTCTCGGTCGAGGACAGCTTCTCGAAGATCCACGGCTCGCTTGGCAAAAGCGCGCCCGCCTCGGACAAGCTGAAGTCCGAACTGGCGATCACCTGCGGCATTGCGAAAGCCGCCTGCGATCCGAACCCGAAGCTGCAATGGGACGAATGGGTGAAGGATTATTCTGTTGTCCGCGATCTGATCGAGGCGACCTACCCGGACGACTTCCGTGGCTTCAACGCGCGGATGAACGAGCCGGGCGGCTTCTGGCGCGGCAACCCGGCGCATGATCGCATCTGGAAGACGGAAAGCGGCAAGCTGGAATTCACCACGCCGTCCAAGCTGAACGCGCTTGGCTTCGACGACAAGCCGGGCCGTTTCCGGATGATCACCATGCGCTCGAACGACCAGTTCAACACCACGATCTACGGCTATTCGGACCGGTTCCGCGGCATCGAAGGGACGCGCGACGTGCTGTTGATGAACAAGATCGACATGGCCGATCTCGGGCTCGAGCACGGCGATCCGGTCGTGGTCCATGGCGACATGGATGACGGCGTCGCGCGCCGCAAGACCGGGCTGAAGGTCATTACGTTCGAACTGCCGCGCGGCACGGTCGGGGGCTATTACCCGGAATGCAACGTGCTGGTGCCGGTGGGGCTCAATGACGAGCTGTCGAAGACGCCCGGCTCCAAGGGCGTCCCGGTCCGCATCGAGAAGGCCTAA
- a CDS encoding MFS transporter: MTLEPRHARAVILSLALGTFGIGVIEFASMGLLPYYAADFGISEARAGHAISAYALGVVIGAPLLAVIGAKIPRKQFLIGLMGFYAVANLLAGFAPNMDSFMAARFASGLPHGAYFGMAMLFAADLMPVGKRAQGIAMVITGLTIANIVGVPLAGAIGQNFGWRWGFAIVAVICAASALMIARVAPATPRDPNASPMRELGALANRSVWLTLLVGSIGFGGIFAVYSYLSAAMIDTQAGPAWTIPVALSAFGVGGTLGNWISGKLSDWSRFGAGVILLCGMIVMSILYTFTIGNWVAMSVAMIALGSTAGMVIPMQMRLMEVAGEAQTLAAALNHAAFNLANAIGPFLAGIALANGYGWTATGYVGAGLAAAGLVFLAIAWLDSRRPAAVPA; encoded by the coding sequence ATGACGCTCGAACCCCGCCACGCGCGGGCCGTGATCCTGTCGCTGGCCCTCGGCACTTTCGGTATCGGCGTGATCGAGTTCGCGTCCATGGGGCTGCTGCCCTATTACGCGGCCGATTTCGGGATCTCCGAGGCGCGGGCGGGTCATGCGATCTCGGCCTATGCGCTTGGCGTTGTGATCGGCGCGCCGCTTCTGGCGGTGATCGGCGCGAAAATCCCGCGCAAGCAATTCCTGATCGGGTTAATGGGGTTCTATGCGGTGGCGAACCTGCTGGCCGGCTTCGCCCCGAATATGGATTCCTTCATGGCGGCGCGCTTCGCCTCGGGCCTGCCGCATGGCGCCTATTTCGGGATGGCGATGCTGTTCGCCGCCGATCTGATGCCGGTAGGCAAACGCGCGCAGGGCATCGCGATGGTGATCACCGGGTTGACCATCGCGAATATCGTGGGCGTGCCGCTCGCAGGTGCGATCGGGCAGAATTTCGGCTGGCGCTGGGGCTTTGCCATCGTCGCGGTGATCTGCGCGGCCTCCGCATTGATGATCGCGCGCGTCGCCCCCGCGACGCCGCGCGACCCGAATGCCAGCCCGATGCGCGAGCTGGGCGCGCTCGCCAATCGCTCGGTCTGGTTGACGCTGCTCGTGGGCTCGATCGGCTTCGGCGGCATCTTCGCGGTCTATTCCTACCTGTCGGCGGCGATGATCGACACGCAGGCAGGCCCCGCCTGGACGATCCCCGTGGCGCTTTCCGCCTTCGGCGTGGGCGGCACGCTAGGCAACTGGATCTCGGGCAAGCTGTCGGACTGGTCGCGCTTCGGCGCGGGCGTGATCCTGCTTTGCGGGATGATCGTGATGTCGATCCTCTACACCTTCACGATCGGCAACTGGGTGGCGATGTCCGTGGCGATGATCGCACTGGGGTCGACCGCCGGGATGGTGATCCCGATGCAGATGCGTCTGATGGAGGTCGCGGGCGAGGCCCAGACCCTGGCCGCCGCCCTCAACCACGCGGCTTTCAACCTCGCCAATGCGATTGGGCCATTCCTTGCCGGGATCGCGCTTGCGAACGGCTATGGCTGGACGGCCACCGGCTATGTCGGCGCGGGGCTGGCGGCGGCGGGGCTCGTCTTCCTCGCCATCGCATGGCTCGATAGCCGCCGCCCCGCCGCCGTTCCCGCTTAG
- a CDS encoding NAD-dependent epimerase/dehydratase family protein — protein sequence MTRIVITGTAGFIGYHLAKLLLDEGYRVHGYDGMTDYYDVALKQRRHAMLLQNPNFSATEGMLEDLETFDAMADEFKPEIIVHLAAQAGVRYSLEQPRAYIDANIVGTFNVMEAARRHEVRHLLMASTSSVYGANEDMPYAETDKADTQLTIYAATKKATESMGHSYAHLWNLPTTMFRFFTVYGPWGRPDMALFKFTDAILNDRPIDIYNHGEMYRDFTYVEDLVRGIRLLIDAAPERPASRDEIAEGDSLSPVAPYRVVNIGNSDKVKLLDFVDALEAELGRPAQRNYMEMQKGDVPATWADASLLQSLTGYRPQTDVREGIAKFVAWFRDYYGK from the coding sequence ATGACGCGCATCGTGATCACCGGCACCGCAGGCTTCATCGGCTACCATCTGGCGAAGCTCTTGCTCGACGAAGGCTATCGGGTGCATGGCTATGACGGAATGACCGACTATTATGATGTCGCCCTGAAACAGCGCCGCCATGCGATGCTGCTGCAGAACCCGAATTTCTCCGCGACCGAGGGGATGCTCGAAGATCTCGAGACGTTCGACGCGATGGCGGATGAGTTCAAACCCGAGATCATCGTCCATCTCGCAGCCCAAGCGGGCGTGCGCTACAGCCTCGAGCAGCCCCGCGCCTATATCGACGCCAATATCGTCGGCACCTTCAACGTGATGGAGGCCGCGCGCCGCCATGAGGTGCGGCACCTTCTGATGGCCTCGACCTCCTCTGTCTACGGCGCGAACGAGGACATGCCCTATGCCGAGACCGACAAGGCCGACACGCAGCTGACGATCTATGCCGCGACGAAGAAGGCAACCGAGTCGATGGGCCATTCCTATGCCCATCTGTGGAACCTGCCGACGACGATGTTCCGCTTCTTCACGGTCTACGGGCCGTGGGGACGTCCGGACATGGCGCTGTTCAAGTTCACCGATGCGATCCTCAACGACCGCCCGATCGACATCTATAACCATGGCGAGATGTATCGCGACTTCACCTATGTCGAAGACCTCGTGCGCGGCATCCGCCTGCTGATCGACGCGGCCCCCGAGCGCCCCGCCTCGCGTGACGAGATCGCCGAGGGCGACAGCCTCTCGCCCGTGGCCCCCTACCGGGTCGTCAATATCGGCAATTCGGACAAGGTGAAGCTTCTGGATTTCGTCGATGCGCTGGAGGCCGAGCTGGGCCGCCCCGCGCAGCGCAATTACATGGAGATGCAGAAAGGCGACGTGCCCGCGACCTGGGCCGATGCCTCGCTTCTGCAATCCCTCACTGGATACCGTCCGCAGACCGATGTGCGCGAGGGGATCGCGAAATTCGTGGCGTGGTTCCGCGACTATTACGGGAAATAA
- the rplO gene encoding 50S ribosomal protein L15 translates to MKLNELRDNEGASQKKKRVARGPGSGKGKMAGRGIKGQKSRSGVALNGYEGGQMPLYRRLPKRGFTKPNAKKFNVVNLGQIEKFIEAGKLDAKSDITEDALVAAGVVRRKLDGVRVLAKGDIKSKVALKVTGASKSAVEAVEKAGGSVTVAQAAE, encoded by the coding sequence ATGAAACTCAATGAACTGCGCGACAACGAAGGCGCATCCCAGAAGAAAAAACGCGTCGCCCGCGGTCCCGGCTCGGGCAAAGGCAAGATGGCTGGCCGTGGTATCAAAGGTCAGAAGTCGCGTTCGGGTGTGGCCCTGAACGGTTACGAAGGCGGCCAGATGCCGCTCTATCGTCGTCTTCCGAAGCGTGGCTTCACCAAGCCGAACGCGAAGAAGTTCAACGTCGTGAACCTCGGCCAGATCGAGAAATTCATCGAGGCCGGCAAGCTCGACGCGAAGTCGGACATCACCGAAGACGCGCTGGTCGCGGCCGGTGTCGTGCGCCGCAAGCTCGATGGCGTGCGTGTTCTCGCCAAGGGCGACATCAAGTCGAAAGTGGCTCTGAAGGTCACCGGCGCTTCGAAATCGGCCGTTGAGGCTGTCGAGAAGGCTGGCGGCTCGGTCACGGTGGCGCAGGCCGCTGAATAA
- the secY gene encoding preprotein translocase subunit SecY encodes MASAAEQMAANLSWDALGKATELRQRIFFTIGLLIIYRLGTYIPVPGIDAQALREFMQSAGSGLGGVLSMFTGGALGRMGVFALGIMPYISASIIIQLLTALVPALEQMKKEGEQGRKKINQITRYATVALATFQAWGLAVSLEKGDLAHDPGLFFVAAVVITLVGGTMFLMWLGEQITARGIGNGISLIIFVGIVAEIPAALARFLEQGRAGAISTPVILGVILMIAIVITFVVFMERALRKIHIQYPRRQVGMKVYDGGSSHLPIKVNPAGVIPAIFASSLLLLPTTIATFSGQNTGPVMSTILAYFGPGQPLYLLFYVAMIVFFAYFYTANVSFKSDEVADNLKSQGGFVPGIRPGKKTEEYLDYVVSRILVIGSAYLAAVCLLPEILRSQLSIPFYFGGTSVLIVVTVSMDTINQIQSHLLAHQYEGLIERSQLRGRSGKKKKGPRKPPARR; translated from the coding sequence ATGGCATCTGCTGCAGAGCAAATGGCGGCGAACCTCAGCTGGGACGCCCTGGGCAAAGCCACCGAGCTGCGCCAGCGCATCTTCTTCACCATTGGTTTGCTGATCATCTACCGCCTCGGGACCTATATTCCGGTTCCGGGCATCGACGCGCAGGCACTGCGCGAATTCATGCAAAGCGCGGGCTCTGGCCTCGGCGGCGTGTTGTCGATGTTCACGGGCGGTGCGCTCGGCCGGATGGGCGTCTTCGCGCTCGGCATCATGCCCTACATCTCGGCCTCGATCATCATCCAGCTTCTGACCGCTCTGGTGCCCGCACTTGAGCAGATGAAGAAGGAAGGCGAGCAGGGCCGCAAGAAGATCAACCAGATCACGCGCTATGCGACCGTTGCTCTGGCGACCTTCCAGGCATGGGGTCTGGCCGTGTCGCTCGAAAAGGGCGATCTGGCGCATGATCCGGGCCTGTTCTTCGTCGCTGCCGTGGTCATCACGCTCGTCGGCGGCACCATGTTCCTGATGTGGCTGGGTGAGCAGATCACCGCACGCGGCATCGGCAACGGCATCTCGCTGATCATCTTCGTCGGTATCGTCGCGGAAATCCCGGCGGCTCTGGCCCGCTTCCTCGAGCAGGGCCGCGCCGGTGCGATCTCCACTCCGGTGATCCTCGGGGTGATCCTGATGATCGCGATCGTGATCACCTTCGTCGTCTTCATGGAACGCGCCCTGCGCAAGATCCATATCCAGTATCCGCGCCGTCAGGTGGGGATGAAGGTCTATGACGGCGGCTCCAGCCACCTGCCGATCAAGGTGAACCCGGCGGGCGTCATCCCGGCGATCTTCGCCTCGTCGCTGCTGCTGCTGCCGACCACCATCGCGACCTTCTCGGGCCAGAACACCGGTCCGGTGATGTCGACGATCCTCGCCTATTTCGGGCCGGGTCAGCCGCTGTATCTGCTGTTCTACGTCGCGATGATCGTGTTCTTCGCCTACTTCTACACCGCGAACGTGTCGTTCAAATCGGACGAGGTCGCAGACAACCTGAAGAGCCAAGGCGGCTTCGTGCCCGGCATCCGTCCCGGCAAGAAGACCGAGGAATATCTCGACTACGTCGTCAGCCGCATTCTCGTGATCGGTTCCGCCTATCTCGCCGCGGTCTGCCTTCTTCCCGAGATCCTGCGTTCGCAGCTGTCCATCCCGTTCTACTTCGGCGGCACCTCGGTCCTGATCGTGGTCACCGTGTCGATGGACACCATCAACCAAATTCAGTCGCATCTTCTGGCCCACCAATACGAGGGTCTGATCGAGCGCTCGCAACTTCGCGGCCGTTCGGGCAAGAAGAAGAAGGGGCCGCGCAAGCCGCCCGCGCGCCGCTAA
- a CDS encoding adenylate kinase, producing the protein MANIILLGPPGAGKGTQARRLVEERGMVQLSTGDMLREAKDSGTEMGNLVADVMAKGQLVTDEIVIGLIEEKLAAGGEGFIFDGFPRTLGQADALGKLLAKMGTKLDAVIEMQVDDEALVARITGRSTCGGCGEVYHDQTKPWPADGKCEKCGSTDVKRRADDNEDSLRTRLMEYYKKTSPLIGYYYHAGDLFTIDGLAEIETVATSIARILDQQEQS; encoded by the coding sequence ATGGCAAATATCATTCTTCTCGGCCCGCCCGGCGCGGGCAAGGGCACCCAGGCCCGCCGTCTCGTCGAAGAGCGCGGCATGGTCCAACTCTCCACCGGCGACATGCTGCGTGAAGCGAAGGACTCGGGCACCGAGATGGGCAATCTCGTCGCCGATGTCATGGCCAAGGGCCAGCTCGTGACCGACGAGATCGTCATCGGTCTGATCGAGGAAAAGCTCGCTGCCGGTGGCGAGGGCTTCATCTTCGACGGCTTCCCGCGCACGCTGGGACAGGCCGACGCCCTGGGCAAGCTGCTCGCCAAGATGGGCACCAAGCTCGACGCGGTGATCGAGATGCAGGTCGATGACGAAGCGCTCGTCGCCCGCATCACCGGTCGCTCGACCTGCGGCGGCTGCGGCGAGGTCTATCACGACCAGACCAAACCCTGGCCCGCAGACGGCAAATGCGAAAAGTGCGGCAGCACCGACGTGAAGCGCCGCGCTGACGACAACGAAGACAGCCTGCGCACCCGGTTGATGGAGTATTACAAGAAGACTTCTCCGCTGATCGGCTACTACTACCACGCGGGCGATCTGTTCACGATCGACGGGCTGGCCGAAATCGAGACCGTGGCGACCTCGATCGCACGAATTCTCGATCAGCAAGAGCAATCGTAA
- the rpsM gene encoding 30S ribosomal protein S13, which yields MARIAGVNIPTGKRVPIALTYITGIGPHSAKQICEATGVDVTRRVNELSDSEVLAIREHIDANYTVEGDLRREVQMNVKRLMDLGCYRGLRHRRNLPVRGQRTHTNARTRKGPAKPIAGKKK from the coding sequence TTGGCACGTATTGCTGGCGTCAACATTCCGACCGGGAAACGCGTCCCGATCGCACTTACCTACATCACCGGGATCGGTCCTCACTCGGCTAAGCAGATCTGCGAAGCTACCGGTGTCGACGTGACCCGCCGCGTCAACGAGCTTTCGGATTCCGAAGTGCTCGCCATCCGCGAACATATCGACGCCAACTACACCGTCGAGGGCGACCTGCGCCGTGAAGTTCAGATGAACGTCAAGCGCCTGATGGATCTCGGCTGCTACCGTGGCCTGCGTCACCGTCGCAACCTGCCCGTGCGCGGTCAGCGCACCCATACGAATGCGCGTACGCGCAAAGGTCCGGCGAAACCCATCGCTGGCAAGAAGAAGTAA
- the rpsK gene encoding 30S ribosomal protein S11, translating to MARDKVRAKRKERKNIAAGVVHVNSSFNNTKILISDVQGNAISWSSAGTMGFKGSRKSTPYAAQMAAEDAAKKAQDHGLRTVDVEVQGPGSGRESALRALAAVGLTVTSIRDVTPIAHNGCRPPKRRRV from the coding sequence ATGGCTCGTGATAAGGTTCGCGCTAAGCGCAAGGAACGCAAGAACATCGCCGCTGGCGTCGTTCATGTGAACTCCTCGTTCAACAACACCAAAATCCTGATCTCTGACGTGCAGGGCAACGCGATCTCGTGGTCGTCGGCTGGCACGATGGGCTTCAAGGGCTCGCGTAAGTCGACCCCCTACGCCGCTCAGATGGCTGCAGAAGATGCGGCCAAGAAGGCTCAGGATCACGGTCTGCGCACCGTGGACGTCGAAGTTCAGGGCCCCGGTTCGGGTCGTGAATCGGCGCTGCGCGCGCTGGCTGCGGTCGGTCTGACCGTCACCTCGATCCGTGACGTGACCCCGATCGCCCATAACGGCTGCCGCCCGCCGAAGCGTCGCCGCGTCTAA
- a CDS encoding DNA-directed RNA polymerase subunit alpha, which yields MIHKNWAELIKPTQLEIKPGNDPLRQATIVAEPLERGFGLTLGNALRRVLLSSLQGAAITSVQIDNVLHEFSSVAGVREDVTDIVLNLKGVALRMDVEGPKRLSISAKGPGVVTAGDITETAGIEVLNKDHVICHLDDGADLFMELTVNTGKGYVAADKNRPEDAPIGLIPVDAIYSPVKKVAYEVQPTREGQVLDYDKLTMKVETDGSLSAEDAVAFAARILQDQLSIFVNFEEPESAGKQDQDDGLEFNPLLLKKVDELELSVRSANCLKNDNIVYIGDLIQKTEAEMLRTPNFGRKSLNEIKEVLSGMGLHLGMEVEDWPPENIEDLAKRFEDQF from the coding sequence ATGATCCACAAGAATTGGGCTGAACTCATCAAGCCGACGCAGCTTGAAATCAAGCCCGGCAACGACCCGCTGCGTCAGGCGACGATCGTCGCTGAACCGCTCGAGCGTGGCTTTGGCCTGACGCTCGGCAACGCACTGCGCCGCGTGCTGCTCTCGTCGCTTCAGGGCGCCGCGATCACCAGCGTACAGATCGACAACGTGCTGCACGAGTTCTCCTCGGTCGCAGGCGTTCGTGAAGACGTGACCGACATCGTCCTGAACCTCAAGGGCGTGGCTCTGCGTATGGACGTTGAAGGTCCGAAGCGCCTCTCGATCTCGGCCAAGGGCCCGGGCGTCGTGACCGCTGGCGACATCACCGAGACCGCGGGCATCGAGGTCCTGAACAAGGATCACGTGATCTGCCACCTCGACGATGGCGCCGACCTGTTCATGGAATTGACCGTGAACACCGGCAAGGGCTACGTCGCCGCCGACAAGAACCGTCCCGAGGATGCGCCGATTGGCCTGATCCCGGTCGACGCGATCTACTCGCCGGTGAAGAAAGTTGCCTACGAAGTGCAGCCGACCCGTGAAGGTCAGGTTCTGGACTACGACAAGCTGACCATGAAGGTCGAGACCGACGGGTCGCTCTCGGCCGAGGATGCGGTGGCTTTCGCTGCTCGCATCCTGCAGGACCAGCTGTCGATCTTCGTGAACTTCGAAGAGCCGGAATCGGCTGGCAAGCAGGACCAGGACGACGGTCTCGAGTTCAACCCGCTTCTGCTGAAGAAAGTGGACGAGCTGGAACTGTCCGTGCGTTCGGCAAACTGCCTGAAAAACGACAACATCGTCTACATCGGCGACCTGATCCAGAAGACCGAAGCCGAGATGCTCCGCACCCCGAACTTCGGCCGCAAGTCGCTGAACGAGATCAAGGAAGTGCTCTCGGGCATGGGCCTGCATCTCGGGATGGAAGTCGAAGATTGGCCGCCGGAGAACATCGAAGATCTGGCCAAGCGTTTCGAAGACCAGTTCTGA
- the rplQ gene encoding 50S ribosomal protein L17, translated as MRHARGYRRLNRTHEHRKALFANMAGSLIEHEQIKTTLPKAKELRPVIEKLITLAKRGDLHARRQAASQLKQDQYVAKLFDILGPRYKDRQGGYVRIMKAGFRYGDMAPMAIIEFVERDLDAKGAADKARVEAEEAAED; from the coding sequence ATGCGTCACGCACGTGGCTACCGCCGCCTCAACCGTACCCATGAGCACCGCAAGGCGCTCTTCGCCAACATGGCTGGCTCGCTGATCGAGCACGAGCAGATCAAGACGACCCTGCCGAAGGCGAAAGAACTGCGCCCGGTCATCGAGAAGCTGATCACGCTCGCCAAGCGCGGTGATCTGCACGCACGCCGTCAGGCGGCCTCGCAGCTCAAGCAGGACCAGTATGTCGCGAAACTCTTCGACATCCTCGGCCCGCGCTACAAGGACCGTCAGGGCGGCTACGTTCGCATTATGAAAGCCGGTTTCCGTTACGGCGACATGGCTCCGATGGCGATCATCGAATTCGTCGAGCGCGATCTGGACGCAAAAGGTGCGGCAGATAAGGCACGCGTCGAAGCCGAAGAGGCTGCCGAGGATTGA
- a CDS encoding autoinducer binding domain-containing protein has translation MSIQSRIDLKLRDLDRLAPSGYFVGLHIRFTAPLMTFQTYDKAWLDHYTANGYVLRDPMTAWGFSETGSIRWSDPRLPDPFRLFDEAKHYGLIYGATVSCGPIRSRTIASMARDDREFDLPEIETFELIVRELHDMTQPPEELTRAQIEALRCVAGGDRHAAAAAKLGISESALKARLNSARARLMARTTAEAIQRAKDFRLL, from the coding sequence ATGTCGATACAGAGCAGAATCGATTTGAAACTTCGTGACTTGGATCGTTTAGCTCCAAGCGGTTATTTTGTTGGACTGCATATTCGTTTTACGGCGCCTTTGATGACGTTCCAGACTTACGACAAAGCCTGGCTCGATCATTATACCGCAAACGGCTATGTGCTCCGTGACCCTATGACTGCTTGGGGGTTTAGCGAGACCGGCTCAATCCGGTGGAGCGACCCGCGGTTACCCGATCCTTTCCGTCTCTTCGATGAGGCCAAACACTATGGTCTGATCTACGGGGCGACAGTCTCATGCGGCCCGATCCGGTCCCGTACTATCGCAAGCATGGCGCGCGATGATCGGGAATTCGACCTACCCGAGATCGAGACCTTTGAGCTTATCGTGCGCGAATTGCACGACATGACTCAACCGCCTGAGGAACTCACGAGAGCTCAGATCGAAGCCCTGCGCTGTGTTGCTGGGGGTGACCGACACGCGGCGGCGGCCGCGAAACTTGGAATTTCGGAAAGCGCGCTCAAGGCGCGGCTGAATTCTGCGCGCGCAAGACTGATGGCTCGGACGACCGCCGAAGCTATTCAGCGCGCAAAGGATTTCCGCCTGTTATAG
- a CDS encoding acyl-homoserine-lactone synthase yields the protein MQTTTLSFTNFHNHGELFANMLRARRELFIVQNKWDLPEAMGMEYDQYDTPASRWVVVHDELGKVLAGNRLTPTTTTCGIYSYMIRDAQRGLLATIPSNLLYDEAPVSETVWESSRLFVSHDVPMAMRRKVHARLVQEIGNSARELGASSALTLLNANWPRWAGRVGVDMTAMGPVLEIDGIKNQVVSMNFSQNLH from the coding sequence ATGCAGACCACTACGCTTTCGTTCACCAATTTTCATAATCACGGTGAGCTTTTCGCAAACATGCTGCGCGCCAGGCGCGAGCTCTTCATTGTCCAGAATAAATGGGATCTCCCAGAAGCGATGGGCATGGAATATGACCAGTATGACACCCCGGCGAGCCGCTGGGTGGTCGTCCATGACGAGCTGGGCAAGGTGCTGGCAGGCAACCGTCTGACGCCCACGACGACGACCTGCGGGATCTACAGCTACATGATCCGCGATGCGCAGCGGGGGCTGCTCGCGACGATCCCGTCCAATCTTCTCTATGACGAAGCTCCGGTCAGCGAGACTGTCTGGGAAAGCTCGCGTCTCTTTGTGTCCCACGATGTGCCGATGGCGATGCGCCGCAAGGTTCATGCGCGTCTCGTGCAGGAAATCGGCAATTCGGCGCGTGAACTCGGCGCAAGCTCCGCTCTTACCCTTCTGAACGCGAATTGGCCGCGTTGGGCGGGTCGGGTTGGCGTGGACATGACTGCGATGGGACCGGTGCTGGAGATCGACGGGATCAAGAACCAGGTCGTATCGATGAACTTTTCCCAAAACCTTCATTAA